From one Effusibacillus pohliae DSM 22757 genomic stretch:
- a CDS encoding DUF6731 family protein, which produces MAINIDFYQVQEQTGTTLQSVFEAIAKTDPLQRTRKAGNEYASIVELIKDGDVWLGTIVKIRMNQIPRKASLSGVVEDFDLKDDEGVGEEVSFLYDPAPKIRALVLQYNHYGVRAGSFREYVSHFMENAIFDLYPILTTDALVRMSKKKIIKKIEVQFAAPKNSNIFADADTNTKSLIDILHSMAGGKIYMEVSADKGKDESLSFKPIQRIIQTMLGHREEVQILKLHGKETENESTKPIDLLHDRMVETIAFRQTRQNPLTREQMYSFLKEAYNRRRGEINQQFLIDGD; this is translated from the coding sequence ATGGCGATCAACATCGATTTTTATCAAGTACAAGAACAAACCGGTACGACATTACAATCTGTGTTTGAAGCCATTGCAAAAACGGATCCTCTGCAGCGTACAAGGAAAGCAGGCAATGAGTACGCTTCCATTGTGGAATTAATAAAAGACGGAGATGTTTGGCTCGGAACCATAGTAAAGATTCGTATGAATCAGATTCCGAGAAAAGCAAGCCTGTCCGGTGTGGTTGAAGACTTCGATTTAAAAGATGACGAGGGGGTGGGAGAGGAAGTTTCCTTCCTTTACGATCCTGCACCCAAAATTAGAGCTCTTGTCCTTCAATACAACCACTATGGTGTCAGAGCAGGTTCTTTCCGAGAGTATGTCTCGCACTTTATGGAAAATGCAATATTCGACTTATATCCTATTCTAACAACTGATGCTCTTGTGAGAATGTCAAAGAAGAAGATCATCAAAAAAATCGAAGTCCAGTTTGCCGCTCCGAAAAATAGTAATATTTTTGCCGATGCAGATACGAATACAAAATCGTTGATCGACATTCTCCACTCAATGGCCGGTGGTAAAATCTACATGGAAGTGTCGGCCGATAAAGGAAAAGATGAATCACTGAGTTTTAAACCAATACAACGAATCATTCAAACTATGTTAGGTCATCGGGAAGAAGTGCAAATCCTAAAATTGCACGGGAAAGAAACTGAAAACGAGTCAACGAAGCCGATTGACCTGCTCCATGACAGAATGGTGGAAACAATAGCTTTCCGGCAAACTCGGCAAAACCCACTGACGCGAGAACAGATGTACTCTTTTCTCAAGGAGGCGTATAATAGGAGGAGAGGTGAAATTAACCAACAATTTCTTATAGACGGGGATTGA